The Micromonospora violae DNA segment TCGCGGTGGGTGCCGTGGCGGTGCTCCAGCCGTTCGGCGGGGGCGCACCGGACACGTCGGACGAACCGGTGGCGGCAGCGGGGTTGGTACTCGTGCCGGTCGCGTACCAGTTCGACGCGGATCCGCCGCCCGCCGGCCCGCAGCTGCGCAGGCTGGCCGACAAGATCAAAGACGCGGCGTACGACCATCAGAGCGGGCGCTACATGTATCACCACTCGAAGCTGTGGGGCGATCCGGTGATGACGTCCGCCGACGGTCGCCACCACGTGGCCTTTGCCAGCGAGACGAAGGTCTGGCAGGCCGCAGACGGGACCGGTAACCAGGCCAGCTCCCAACTGGAGCCGCAATACCCCGACCAGGAGTCTCGGGACTACTGGCAGCGCGAAAGCAGCGCGCGGCCAGCAGCCACCGGCACTCCCGCACCGAGTGTCATTCCGCTACCGCCCAGGGAGCTCAGGCCGCCGTCGGCCGTCGCGTCCGAGCTGCGGGAGCGACTGAAGGTCGAGTACGGCGCGGGGGCGGCGAGCAAGGAGGTCAGCACGCTCTACGGCCGGTACGTCGTACCGCGTGCGACCCGAGCGGCGGTCCTGCGGGTCCTTGCCGACGTTCCCGGCTTCCGCTGGCGGGGGCAGGTCACGGACCGCGCCGGTCGGAACGGAGTCGCCGTCACCTTTGACGACCGCGAACACGACGCGCAATCTCTTCTGATCTTCGATCCGGCGACGGGCGAATTGCTCGCCCATGAGCGGTTGACACTGTCGCCCGTGCGGATCAGCTCGTACAAGGTGATCCTCGGTACCGCCTGGACCGACCGGGTCGGCTAACCGCCGACTTGCGAGGCCGCTCCTTCCGGGAGCGGCCTCGCTCTCTTTCCCGCAGCGGCAGTAGCTGCGACGTTGCGGACGCTCGTAGCAGATCAACTGTCTCGGCGGGCGTTTTCCACAGCCCACCAGGTTGTCCACAGGCGACGACATCGGAGCGACCCGTGGGGCGGATTCCGAGCAGGGTCGGCGGCATACCAGAGCCCGACCGCTGGAGGCCGCGATGCCACCCCGTACCCCGGTTCCACCGATCCGCCGGCTCCCGCTGGTCGTCACCGGCGACGACGATCTGCTCGATGATGTGCTCCGGCTCGCCGCCGTCGGCGGGACCGAGGTGGAGCTCGCCCGTGACCCGGCGGCCGCCCGTACCCGTTGGCTTTCCGCGCCCCTGGTGCTGCTGGGTGCCGATCAGGCGCAGGCGTGTCTGCGCGCCCGGTTGCCGCAGCGGCCCCGGCTGGTGCTGTTCGGCCGGGCCGGTCAGCTCGACCCCGGCTGGCAGGTCGCCGAGCTGATCGGGGCCGAGCACGTCGCCACGCTGCCGGCCGCGGAGCCGTGGCTGGTGGATCGGTTCGCCGAACATGATCCGGACCGTCCGGCCGGCGTGGGCGCCCGGGTCGTCGCGGTCGTCGGCGGTCGCGGCGGTGCGGGCGCGAGTGTGCTCGCCGGTGGTCTCGCGGTGACCGCCGCCCGGGCCCGGCTGCGCACTCTCCTGGTCGACGCCGACCCGCTCGGTGGTGGCCTCGACCTCGTGCTCGGCTGGGAGCAGTTGGAAGGCCTGCGCTGGCCGTCGCTCACCAGCGCCGACGGGCGGGTGGACGCTCCGGCGCTGGTGCAGGCCCTGCCCAGCCGGGGTGATCTGGTGGTCCTCTCCTGGGACCGCGGCGAGATGTTGCCGTTGCCCGCGACGGCGATGGCGGCGACCGTCGACGCGGCCCGGCGTGGGCGCGACTTCGTGGTGGTCGACCTGCCCCGACAGTTGGACGACGCGGCCGTGGTGGCGCTGCAGGCGGCCGACCAGGCGTTCGTCGTCGTGCCGGCCGAGTTGCGCGCCACCGCGGCGGCCACTCGGGTGGTGGCCGCCGCCGCCCCGCACTGCGCTGCGCTCTCGGTGGTGGTGCGTGGGCCTGCGCCGGGGCGGCTGCGGGCGACCGAGGTGGCACGCGCGCTCGGCCTGCCCCTGGCCGGCACGCTGCGCCCCGAGCCGGGGCTCTGCCGTGGGCTGGAGCGGGGCGAGGCACCGGCCGCCGGGGGCAAGGGCCCACTGGCCGCACTCTGCCAACGGATCGTCACCGACCTGACCGGCGTGCCGGCCACGGGTGCGGCATGACCGGCCGGCCGGAGGACGGCACCCTCGCCGCCCGGGTACGGCAGCGGATCGCCGCCGCCACCACCCCGGTCACCGGGGCGGCGATCGTCTCCGCGGTACGGGCCGAGCCCACCGCCGCAGTGCTCGGTGACACGGCCATGCTGCGGATCGCCGACCGGGTGCGCGACGACCTCGTCGGTGCCGGGCCGTTGGCGCCGCTGCTCGCCGACCCGGAGGTCACCGACGTCCTCGTCAACGGAGCTCGCGTCTGGGTCGACCGCGGGTCGGGGCTGCACCAGGTCGCTGTGCCGGTGGGCTCGGCGGAGGACGTCCGCCGGTTGGCGCAGCGGCTGATCGCCAGCGCGGGGCGGCGGCTCGACGACGGCTCCCCATACGCGGACGCGCGGCTTCCCGACGGCACCCGACTACACGCCGTGCTGCCGCCGGTGGCGACCGAAGGTCCCTACCTGTCCCTGCGGACCTTCCGGCATCGGCCGTTCACCCTCGACGAGCTGGTGCGCCAGGGCACTGTGCCGCGACCGCTGGCACCACTGCTCGCCGCCGTCGTCGAGGCCCGGCTGGCGTACCTGGTGACCGGTGGCACGGGGTCAGGCAAGACGACTTTGCTCAACACCCTGCTGGGGATGGTGCCGGCTACCGAACGGATCGTGCTGGTGGAGGACGCCGCCGAACTGCGTCCGGGGCACCCGCACGTGGTGGGGCTCCAGGCACGTACCGCCAATGTGGAGGGCACGGGCGTGGTCAGCCTGGCGGACCTGGTCCGGCAGGCGCTGCGGATGCGCCCCGACCGGCTGGTGGTCGGGGAGTGCCGGGGCGGTGAGGTGGTCGACCTGCTGGCCGCGCTCAACACCGGCCACGACGGGGGTGCCGGCACGCTGCACGCCAACACACCGTCGGACGTGCCGGCCCGGTTGGAGGCCCTGGGCATGTTGGGTGGGCTGCCTCGCGCCGCACTGCACGCCCAGGTGGCAGCCGCGTTGCAGGTGCTGTTCCAGGTACGACGTGGCGACCAGGGCCGCGTCCTGGAGTCGGTCTGCCTGCTGCTGCCCGAGGGGCCCGAACGGATGGTGACAGTGGTGCCCGCCTGGGTGCGCGGCAGTGGGCTCGGGCTCGCGGCCCGTGCCCTCGGGGCATTGCTGCGCGAACGTGGGGTGGCGGTGCCGCCCATCCTCAGCGAGCCGTGGCCCGGATCGGCGGGTCCGGCATGACCGGCGAGGCGACGCTGGTGGCGGCGCTGCTCCTGGCCGCCGCCGCGCTGGTGGCATGGCCGGTACGCAGCATTCGGGCCCGTCGACGTCGCGTGCTGACGCCGGCACGGACGAGCGGCGGTGTCGATCCCGATGACGCCCTGGTGCAGTGGATCAGGGAACTCGGTCGTCCGCCGGACGGGCCGGTCGACGGCACCGCCGCGACGTCGGGTCATCCGGTCGGCGTCGCCTATGAACCAGCAGCGGGTGCCCACGGAACGCGGACGGCGCTCGGCTGGCCCGACCGGGACGTCAGCCGCCGCCCGAAGTGGCTGGGAACGGCAGGCGGGTTCACCCGTCCGGAGGGTCCGACGCGCCCGCCGGCCCGTCGGGATTCCCGCCGGCCGGCCGGCATCGTCCGGCCGGCGGACGCCACCACCCTGCTCGATGCGGAACAACGGCTCGGCGAGTTGGCGGCCACGGCCACGATCGGTGCCGGCCGTGTGGACGGGGGCGGTCGACACGATGTCTGCGCCCCGGCGACCGCCGATGGGCACGGCGACCTGGGCGCTGGCGGTCGGGGCGACGCGTCCGGTGTGGCGGTGTTCGACGAGTGCGCCACCGACGACTGCCGTGACCAACGGCGCGTCGACCCGACCGACAGCACGACGGATACGCCGCCGTCGGTGCGCGTCCCGCGATCGATGCCCCGGGTGCTGCCGCTGGTCGGTCTGCTCGGAGGCGGGGTGGGTGCCGTGGTCGGCGGCCCGGTGGCGGCGGTCGCGATGGCCGCGTACGGCACGCTGGCCGTGCGCGGCGTGCTGCGGTGGCGCGCGAACCGGAGCGCCGAACGGGACCGGCGACGTGGGCTGGACCAGCTCTGCGGCCTCGCGGCGGACCTACGGGCCGGGATGTCCGTTCCACACACTCTCGAGGTGGCGGCCGTCGAGCGTGACGGGGAGGGCCGCCTACGTCAGCTGACCTCGGCGGCGGTGCGGCTGGCCGATCGGACCGGCGCGCCGCTGGCGGAGCTCGTCGAGCGGATCGAGGCGGACGCGCGGGCGACCGACCGGGGTCTGGCCGCAGCGGCAGCCCAGGCTGCTGGTGCCCGCGCCACTGCCTGGCTACTGGCGGCGCTGCCGGTCGGTGGGATCGGGCTCGGGTACGGCATCGGCGTCGACCCGATGGCGGTGCTCCTGCACAGCACCGTCGGCGGAGTCAGCGCGGTTGTCGCGGTGGCCTTGCAGGTCGTCGGCCTGCTCTGGGCAGAACGGTTAGGCGCGGCACCGGGGCGAGCCGCATGACGGCCCGGGGCCCGGCCGGCCAGCCCAGCTCGCCGAGCCAGCTCAGCACACTGCGCCAACGCGACTCAGCCGGCCGAGGCAGCTCAGCGAGCCGGCCCCGCTCGACCAGTCGGCGGCGGCCGGACATGATCCGGCTCGTGGCGGCGCTGGGCGGGCTTGCCGTGGCGATCGTCGTCGAGGGCTGGCTCGGGCTGCTCGGCGCTCTGCCCGCCGCGATCCTGCTCGATGTCCTCCTGCGGCGGATCGAGCCGCCCGCCGTACGCAAGCGGCGGCAACAGGAGGCCGCCGACCTGCCGCTCGCCGCCGACCTGCTGGGCGCGGCGATGCGGGCGGGCGCTCCGGTGGACCGCTCGGTGCTGGCCGTCGCCGAGGCGCTGGACGGGCCGCTCGCCGGCCGGTTGGCCCGGGTCGGTCGCACTCTGCTGCTCGGCGGGGGCCCAGCCGAGGCCTGGTCCGCGTTGGACGGGGTGCCCGGCGCGGAGCGCCTCACTGCGGCGGCGTTGCGCTCGGCCAACAGTGGCGCCGCCCTGGCCGGTGCGCTGACCCGGCTCGCCGACGATCTGCGCGCCGACCGGGCCACCGCTGCCGAGGCATCGGCCCGCCGGGCGGGTGTGCTCATCGTCCTGCCGCTGGGGCTCTGCTTCCTGCCGGCGTTCATTCTCGCCGGCCTGGTGCCGGTGATCGTCGCCGTGCTCGGCGATGTGCTCTGACCCATCGAGAAGGGAAACAGTCATGCGCAAACTCATCGCACGCCTGCGTGGCGATGCCGGAATGAACACGGCCGAGTACGCCGTCGGCACGCTCGCCGCGGTCGCTTTCGCCGGGATCCTGCTGAAGGTGCTGACCTCCGGCAACGTCCAGTCGGCGCTGACCGCCGTCATCGACCGGGCACTGAAGTGATCGGGCGCCGGCAGGCCGGCCGCGTCCCGAGGTCTGAGGTCGCCGAGCGTCGATCGGGCGGCAGGCGGAGGTTCCGTCTCATCGGCCAGGTCTCCGGTGCCGGGCGGAACGCCCTTCGGGCATCCGGCGGGGGGAGGGCACTCCGTGCCGGCGCAGAGCGCGGGTCCTTCACCGCCGAGTTGGCGGCCGGCCTGCCGGCGCTGCTTCTCCTCCTGCTCGTCGGTCTGACCGCGGTCAACGCCGTCAGCACCAGGGCGAGTTGCCTGCACGCGGCCAGGGAGGCGGCGCTGGCCGCTGCCCGGGACGAGGCGGACAACGGCGATGGTGGGTACGCGACGCCGCCGGGCGCGGAGGTGTCAGTGCTGATCGACGGGGGTCGCGTGCGGGCGACGGTACGGGCACCCGTGCGTACGCTGGGCGGTCGACTGCCTCGGATCACCGTGGTCGCCACCGCCGTCGCGGCACTCGAACCCCGCATCGGGCTGGGGACGCCGTGAAGCCGGGACCTGAGGCCCGGTCGCCTCGCACCAGTCACCGATCAGACGCCGTGCACCCGGACGGCAGCCGGCAGGACACCGAGCGAGGTGGGGCGACCGTCATCCTGCTGGCGGTGGGGCTGGTGTTCGTGCTGGTGGGCACGTTCGGCGCGGCTGTCGCCGGGGCTGCGATGGCGGCTCAGCGGGCGGCGGTAGCGGCCGACCTGGGCGCGTTGGCCGGGGCCGCCAAGGCGCTCGACGGCGAACCGGCGGCCTGCGCGTCCGCCGGAGACATTGCCGTTCGCAACGGTGGGCGTCTGGTCGGCTGTCGGCTCGACGGGCTGGACCTGCTCGTGACCGCCGAGGTGACGATCACGCCACTGCCGGGCCTGACCAGGGTCGCCGCGTCGACGGCCCGTGCCGGCCCGGTGCGTGGCTGAGCGGCCCGTGCCGGCCCGGTGCGTGGCTGAGCTGCCCCGTGCCGGCCCGGTGCGTGGCTGAGTGGTCGGCTTGGTGGGCGCTACGACGAAGCGAGAACGTCGGCGATCATTCGGTGCCCGTGGGCCTCGAACGGCTCGTCACCCACCCGGTACGCCCAGGCTGCGGTGGCGATCGCCTCGCGGACTCGGCTGCGGTGCCAGGCGGGCGTCTGGCGCGGATCGGCGCCGTACCCGTCGAGGAACGCGCTCTCAAGCCCCGGGTCGCGGCGGAAGTCCAGGGCCGACAGCCGGGTGAAGTCCGTGTAGGCGGGGCGCATCGCCGCGCGACTGAAGTCGATGATGCCGACGGTGCCGTTGTGGGCGAGCCAGTTCCGGGGCTGCCAGTCGCCGTGAGTCGGCACGAGCAGGGCTGCCGGCGTGGGCCAACTGGTTATCTCGGCGCGCAGCCGGTCCACCGTGCTCGAAGCGATTCGGTGCGCTTCGCCCAGCCAGGTGAGCGACTTCCCGTTCTCCCGCTTCTCGTAGTCGTCGTCCACGGTGCGGGTCTGTGCGTGGAGAAGCGCGAGGAGTTCGCCGGCCTGCCGGAAGGTCCCGGGAACGTTCGCGTGTTCGCTGCCGAGCACCAGTTCACCCGGCAGGTATCTCGTGACGAGAAGCTTCGCCGCCGCGTCGCCATGCTCCAGGGTCGGCGCGCGGCCCAGCCTGGTCCACGGGCTCAGCCAGTTGAGGTGGGCGCGCAGTTCGCGTTCGACGTGATGGTCATCGTCGCCGCCGGCCTTGACGATGAATCGTGACCCGGCGTGCGTCATTTCCAGGACCGTCGTCTGCACCAGGCCCCAGCTGTGGTCCCTCTCCACCTTGGCGCCGGGAAGCCACCGACCCAACAGGGCCAGCTGCCGTGCGGAGAGACTCGCGAGCCCAGAGGCCATGACGGGAAGCCTAGGAGAGGAACGATGACGTCGAGCCAGCCGCACTCGGCCTCGAACCCGTGCCGGGCCGGGGACGACAGCACGCCAGGCCGGGGACGACAGCACGCCGGCGGCCCGGGGACGACAGCACGCCAGGCCGGGGACGACAGCGTGCCGCGCCGGGGCGCGGGCAGCAGAGCCCAGGCCCCGGCCAACGGCAACGGGTGACGTCGGGTGTGTCAGCGGCTCTGGAGCGCGTCGAGGGCGACGGCCATCGCGATGACCAGGCGGCGGTCGATCTGCGGGTTCTGCACCTCGACGATGTACTTGTCGCGCAGGCCCCACTTCTTGACCACGGAGAAGACGGGCTGACCGCCGGCGGTGAAGTCGAAGTGGTACGGCAGCCAGGACAGCGAGTCGACGAATCGACGAAGCAACGCCACCGGCATGCTTCGCTCCTGGCCCGTCACCTGCGGCAGGCCGGCCTGCTCGACGTGCCAGGTGGACCGCAGCAGCGACTGGGCGAAGTCCTTGCGGAACAGGCCGATGGGGTTGCCGGCCGCGTCGGTGACGTCGTACGTGGCACCGAGGTCGAGGCGCTGGCGGGCCTTGAAACCGAGCAGCGGCTGCTGCTTGGAGTCATCTGTGTAGATGGTCACCTGCTCCTTGAAGGCGAGCCGCTTCTGCTGCGCGAACGCCAGCAACTCACCCTCGGTGCCGTCCGGGGCGACCGCCCGGACCTCGTACTGGTTGACCATCATGCGCAGTCGCTGACGGATGTGGAACTGGTGCTGGCCCTGCAAGTTGTCGAGCTGCATGCGAACTCCTCTGGGGGTTGGTGCGCCGGAGTCTCGCACAGCCCAACGACCGTCGCGCTCCCCGCCATCCATGATCGGTTGGTGCTGGGTAGCCGTCGAGGCCATTGGACGACTACCCAGCGCGGAGTGATCACTGGTGCCCTAGCAGGATCACTCCAGCAGATGTCAGCGGGTGTCGGTGGAGGTCGCGGCCCGCAGCGCCCAGGTGTTGAGCACCTGGTGGATGCCGCGGAGCCGCTCGTTGATCTGTTCCAGCCGTTCCGCCTGGGCCAGGGCGGCCAGTGCCGACCCCAGCGCGATCTGCTGGTCGAGGGTGAGATTGTCCTGGTCGATGGTGTAGAGCAGGTCGACGGTCTCGGCGATGGTGTCGGCCACAGCTTCTCCTCGGGCACGGGGGGCGATCAGCAACAAAGGCATCGATGGAAGCGCTCCCACATCATTGTGCCCCGTGCCAGGCCCGTTCATGCAAGACGCTCAGTCCGGCAGGTTCGCCAGCACCACATCGAGTACGCGGACCGCGCCCGGCTTGGAGAGGGGGTTGTTCCCGTTGCCGCATTTCGGTGACTGCACGCAGGATGGGCAGCCGGTCTCGCAGCCGCACTCCGCGATCGCGTCCCGGGTGGCCCGCAACCACGCCGCCGCCGTCCGGTACGCCCGTTCGGCGAACCCGGCGCCACCCGGATGCCCGTCGTAGACGAAGACGGTCGGGGCCTCGGTGTCCGGGTGCAGAGCGGTGGAGAGCCCACCGATGTCCCACCGGTCGCAGGTGGCCATCAGCGGCAGCAGTCCGATCGCGGCGTGTTCGGCGGCGTGCAGCGCACCCGGCACGTCGGCCGTCTGGACCCCGGCGAGGGTCAACGACTGCGGCGACAGGGTGAACCAGACCGCCACCGTGCGCAGCTCCCGGGTGGGCAGGTCGAGCGGTCGGGTGTCGATCACCTCGCCGGTGGCGATCCGCCGCCGCTGATACGACACCACCTGGCTGGTCACATCCACCTCACCGAGGAACATTCCGACCGGCCCGGCGTCCACGTAGGAGCGCACCGACACCACGGACAGGTCGGTGACGTCGCGGGCGTGGGTGGACCAGTCCGGTTCCTCGGCGTGCACCAACGCGCAGCCGTCGGCGAGGTCCAGTTGGTCGACCACGTACGAGACGCCCTGGTGCAGGTAGACCGCGCCGGGGTGCAGCAGGAAGTGCGAGGAGCCGCCGTCGACAGTGCCGAGCAACCGGCCGGTGGACGCCTCCACCACGGCGACCGGGGCCCCTCCCTCGCCGCGCAGGTCCACCTCGGGCCGTTCCCGGTGCCGCCAGTACCAGCCGGTGGGCCGTTGCCGCAGCGCCCCCGCCGCGACCAACTCGTCGACCGCCTCCTTCGCCCCTTCACCGAAGAGCGCCAGGTCGGCCGGGGTGAGCGGTGCCTCCACGGCGGCGCAGGCGAGCTGCGGTGCCAGCACGTACGGGTTGGCCGGGTCGAGCACCGTCGCCTCCACCGGCGCACCGAAGATCGCCTCCGGGTGGTGCACCAGGTAGGTGTCCAGGGGATCGTCCCGGGCCACCAGCACCGCGAGGGCCTCCTGCCCGGAACGCCCGGCCCGGCCCGCCTGCTGCCACAGCGACGCCCGGGTGCCCGGGTAGCCGCAGATCAGCACCGCGTCGAGGCCGACCAGGTCCACACCCAGTTCCAGCGCGTTGGTCGAGGCCAGGCCGAGCAGGTCGCCGTGCAGCAGCGCCCGTTCCAGCTCGCGCCGCTCCTCCCGCAGGTAGCCGCCCCGGTAGGCGGCCACCCGGTCGCCGAGCCCCGGCACCGCGTCGTCCAGCGCGCGCCGCGCGTTGGCGGCCACGACCTCGGCGCCCTTGCGGGAACGGACGAACGCGAGGGTGCGTACCCCCTCGGCGACCGTGTCGGCGAGCAGGTCCGCGGTCTCGCGCAGCGCCGACCGGCGGACCTGCCGGAGGTCGTCGTGGTCCCCCGTCGACTGCGAGGGTGCCGGGGAAGGGAAACCGTCC contains these protein-coding regions:
- a CDS encoding CU044_5270 family protein; this translates as MFGAERTRTLLGPADPARNAAVGPPLVSARELIDRADATEMVAGRRRVRPARRVVLVAGTLAVAVGAVAVLQPFGGGAPDTSDEPVAAAGLVLVPVAYQFDADPPPAGPQLRRLADKIKDAAYDHQSGRYMYHHSKLWGDPVMTSADGRHHVAFASETKVWQAADGTGNQASSQLEPQYPDQESRDYWQRESSARPAATGTPAPSVIPLPPRELRPPSAVASELRERLKVEYGAGAASKEVSTLYGRYVVPRATRAAVLRVLADVPGFRWRGQVTDRAGRNGVAVTFDDREHDAQSLLIFDPATGELLAHERLTLSPVRISSYKVILGTAWTDRVG
- the ssd gene encoding septum site-determining protein Ssd, whose protein sequence is MPPRTPVPPIRRLPLVVTGDDDLLDDVLRLAAVGGTEVELARDPAAARTRWLSAPLVLLGADQAQACLRARLPQRPRLVLFGRAGQLDPGWQVAELIGAEHVATLPAAEPWLVDRFAEHDPDRPAGVGARVVAVVGGRGGAGASVLAGGLAVTAARARLRTLLVDADPLGGGLDLVLGWEQLEGLRWPSLTSADGRVDAPALVQALPSRGDLVVLSWDRGEMLPLPATAMAATVDAARRGRDFVVVDLPRQLDDAAVVALQAADQAFVVVPAELRATAAATRVVAAAAPHCAALSVVVRGPAPGRLRATEVARALGLPLAGTLRPEPGLCRGLERGEAPAAGGKGPLAALCQRIVTDLTGVPATGAA
- a CDS encoding TadA family conjugal transfer-associated ATPase, which produces MTGRPEDGTLAARVRQRIAAATTPVTGAAIVSAVRAEPTAAVLGDTAMLRIADRVRDDLVGAGPLAPLLADPEVTDVLVNGARVWVDRGSGLHQVAVPVGSAEDVRRLAQRLIASAGRRLDDGSPYADARLPDGTRLHAVLPPVATEGPYLSLRTFRHRPFTLDELVRQGTVPRPLAPLLAAVVEARLAYLVTGGTGSGKTTLLNTLLGMVPATERIVLVEDAAELRPGHPHVVGLQARTANVEGTGVVSLADLVRQALRMRPDRLVVGECRGGEVVDLLAALNTGHDGGAGTLHANTPSDVPARLEALGMLGGLPRAALHAQVAAALQVLFQVRRGDQGRVLESVCLLLPEGPERMVTVVPAWVRGSGLGLAARALGALLRERGVAVPPILSEPWPGSAGPA
- a CDS encoding type II secretion system F family protein, coding for MIRLVAALGGLAVAIVVEGWLGLLGALPAAILLDVLLRRIEPPAVRKRRQQEAADLPLAADLLGAAMRAGAPVDRSVLAVAEALDGPLAGRLARVGRTLLLGGGPAEAWSALDGVPGAERLTAAALRSANSGAALAGALTRLADDLRADRATAAEASARRAGVLIVLPLGLCFLPAFILAGLVPVIVAVLGDVL
- a CDS encoding DUF4244 domain-containing protein, translated to MRKLIARLRGDAGMNTAEYAVGTLAAVAFAGILLKVLTSGNVQSALTAVIDRALK
- a CDS encoding TadE family type IV pilus minor pilin; its protein translation is MGQVSGAGRNALRASGGGRALRAGAERGSFTAELAAGLPALLLLLLVGLTAVNAVSTRASCLHAAREAALAAARDEADNGDGGYATPPGAEVSVLIDGGRVRATVRAPVRTLGGRLPRITVVATAVAALEPRIGLGTP
- a CDS encoding Rv3654c family TadE-like protein, whose protein sequence is MHPDGSRQDTERGGATVILLAVGLVFVLVGTFGAAVAGAAMAAQRAAVAADLGALAGAAKALDGEPAACASAGDIAVRNGGRLVGCRLDGLDLLVTAEVTITPLPGLTRVAASTARAGPVRG
- a CDS encoding phosphotransferase, yielding MASGLASLSARQLALLGRWLPGAKVERDHSWGLVQTTVLEMTHAGSRFIVKAGGDDDHHVERELRAHLNWLSPWTRLGRAPTLEHGDAAAKLLVTRYLPGELVLGSEHANVPGTFRQAGELLALLHAQTRTVDDDYEKRENGKSLTWLGEAHRIASSTVDRLRAEITSWPTPAALLVPTHGDWQPRNWLAHNGTVGIIDFSRAAMRPAYTDFTRLSALDFRRDPGLESAFLDGYGADPRQTPAWHRSRVREAIATAAWAYRVGDEPFEAHGHRMIADVLASS
- a CDS encoding DEAD/DEAH box helicase, which gives rise to MPRHDLESSSAATVSAGRSPGPAPADLLRRLRARGAADPVTHVERVPARTGVPAPWPSWAPAELRAAFTRRGVIAPWRHQAEAAHLAYEGQHVVVATGTASGKSLAYQLPALATLLADPRATVLYLAPTKALAADQVRAVAGLELEGVRPACYDGDTPRAEREWIRRHSRFVLTNPDMLHHGILPGHAQWSGFLRRLAYVVIDECHTYRGVFGSHVAHVLRRLRRQCARFGATPVFVLASATSGDPATAAGRLTGLPVTAVTEDASPRGGVTFALWEPPLLPPDSDSSPPAPRDSSAPLAPTGSPPPTPGDGFPSPAPSQSTGDHDDLRQVRRSALRETADLLADTVAEGVRTLAFVRSRKGAEVVAANARRALDDAVPGLGDRVAAYRGGYLREERRELERALLHGDLLGLASTNALELGVDLVGLDAVLICGYPGTRASLWQQAGRAGRSGQEALAVLVARDDPLDTYLVHHPEAIFGAPVEATVLDPANPYVLAPQLACAAVEAPLTPADLALFGEGAKEAVDELVAAGALRQRPTGWYWRHRERPEVDLRGEGGAPVAVVEASTGRLLGTVDGGSSHFLLHPGAVYLHQGVSYVVDQLDLADGCALVHAEEPDWSTHARDVTDLSVVSVRSYVDAGPVGMFLGEVDVTSQVVSYQRRRIATGEVIDTRPLDLPTRELRTVAVWFTLSPQSLTLAGVQTADVPGALHAAEHAAIGLLPLMATCDRWDIGGLSTALHPDTEAPTVFVYDGHPGGAGFAERAYRTAAAWLRATRDAIAECGCETGCPSCVQSPKCGNGNNPLSKPGAVRVLDVVLANLPD